The stretch of DNA TGTTCAATGCTTTCTTTAAGTGAGAGATACACTCTGACTCATGGCACTTTCTGCATCCATCATTGACAAATTTGATCAAATGAGCTGTCCTTTAAGTCCTTTAAGTGTACAAATACGCTGACGCTGTCTCTCGGAGCCTTTCAAAATGTGAACACCACCTGCTAAGTCTCAGTTTTCAATAGTGCTGTTTATCAAgtatatttcaaaatgtgtgcTTTTTGCTTTATTACATTACCACACTGTTATATTTCAgtcactcacacgtctctgcaTCATTTGAAAAGTGGCAGCTCAAGTCGATAATTAACCCATATTTCAGGCAACAGTCCCACATTTGAATACCCAAAGCAGCCTCTCTAGAAACCACCTGCTTGCTCACTATCTTCTGAGGCAGTTAATGATTACTCAAAGTGAAACCAGGTAGTAGACCATGAGCAAACAATCACTGACTGCTATCAGCCCTGACCCTGAACAAAGTGACTCTGTCAAAGGAAGCACTAGCTACAGTAGTGTGACTGGTTTTCCTTCTGGATCCTGTAAACCTATAAAGATCTGTATATGACACTATTTTTGGACTTTAAACTCATAGATACAAGTGATGAAAACATAATAGAGATGTAAACTGGTATACAACATCACAAAGTCTATGTGGAAATACAGCACAGATATAAGTCAAAAATAGCATTACAAATGACAAACCAAGCAAGACTCAGCACGCCTATTTTTCTGCTCTGCATCACCACAATCACCAAACCAATCTTTACACCTTATGACTACCTGAGGAGGACGACCACATAACCAATGAGCTGCATACTTACCTAAATGTGCCTTGTAAAAACAGGTGGAAACTAATTTCTCATGTAGCAACAATTCTGTGACAGGTGGGGAAAAGCGTATGCCAATCAGTTTTGGTGGCTGAAtctaaaatgccaaaaataatattttatcatcTAATCAAATCAGTCAACATTGTATTCCATCAACCTTTGCTAGGCTGGATTTAAACTCCTGACCCTGTTCATTTGACTGCAAGCTGTATCTGCAAAAACTCTGGGTCAGGTAGGGTCAAAATGTGATTTACAgggattaaagcaagaaaagattTGTGAGCCTGAAAAGTTGTCCAAGAGGAAATGTCTACCATGTATTGAATTAAGtattatatgaatttaaaactgCTTTATTCCTGAAATCAGGCATGGTGCCTGAGAACTTTAACCCCACGGATTTTTGTCTGTAAATCCCATgtaaacccttttttttttagctgtaacTACCATCCTGCTGTCTCTTACCCAGTCCTCTACATCTCTGCCCTCTGAGGCCTTCCCACCAACAAGAGGCCTGTCCCAGTAGATGTTGGGTTTCCCGTAGCGCCAGATCTTCCCTCTGGTTTTCTGAGCAAAGAAAGCTGCAACACCCAAGGCGATGACAATCAGGAATCCACACACCATGGCTACTCCCTATAAAAGCAAGAACATGGGAATAAAATCTCAAGTTCTCAAGGCGATAAGCTCTGAGATAAAGCTGGTTTGTCCCGGTACAAGAAGTATCCAAAAATACAGGTGTGACGTCATTACAATTCGTGGCACCGTGTACCATTAATGTAACAAATTCTTCAAGATAACAGATAACATTACAAAACAATCCATGCCGTTAGTATGAGACAATATAATATACCTGTGGCACAAGTAAGGCCAAGCATTtctattacatttatttttggtaaataactataactattaatttatcaacaaaaaaacaatcaacgACAAATATGATGATCAACTAATAAATTATTTAAGgtgcaaacatgaaaaaaacattgcttTTCCCagcttacatttacattttgttatttgCCAGACGATTTTATCCCAAGTGACTTACAAGCGAGGCAACACAATCAAGGGTTTTTGGGGAAGTGACTCTGAAAGAGCCATAGCAGGTCATCAGGTCCAGTAAATGTAAGgattttcttcttgtctttgttcTATAGTATGAATGTCTTTTGGATTTGGATTGTTGGATgcacaaaacaaactaaagaaATATGAAGACAAGAAAGTGTGATGGGAAAATGTCACTGTCTTCTTATATTTTTAGAGCTATTAATCAGTTGAACATCATGGTATGAATATTCAATTGAGGCCATTGTTAGACTATTTTATCTATGtacatatatagagagagagccTGAGAGATGTGGTGTCACATCAACAACTGATCATCCCTTCAAATCTACAGAAAAAGGCTACGAACCTCCTGAGGGTCAACAAAGCAGTAATGGTAGAGGTACTGGTTGTACATGGGGAAACCTCCCACTCCTCCCATCTGGGAATAGCCAGTCTGGTAGAGGTTCTGGCACATCATCAGCATCGGATTGTACATCATACTGGAGGATCCTTGGGCCATTGGGTTCACCCCGACAATATACACAATGTTTATGATGGCCTGTGAAAGACACACAGTTAGTACATTGACAATTACATAAGTAACCTTCAGTACTCAAATAAAATATGACTAAGACGACATCAAATCATATGAAGTGACTCATTTAGCAGCAGTCATCAACACAGTGATTTGCTGAAGAGTCACATCCATGAAAAATGATGGGGGGAACCTAcagatattaaacataaatgtgaGATAGCAGACTGAAAATTAACCCgaatttacatttcactgttCCTTACAACAATGATTACAACACTGtgaatgttgtttttacacattgCTTTCTTGTCTGGATTGGtctctataaataaaaacagctaaatGTATTAGGAATCCAAACAACATTAAAGCAGAGAAAGGAGTGCTATCTAACTATAGCCAAGAGGCAGGAGGTCTCATCCCAGATACTCCTTGAAGAAATAACTCTTTGGTCTGAATCTGAAATTAGTCATCTGTGTTCTACTCAGAAACTGTTGTGATTCGTACAGTGTCGTATAATTTGCTTCTGTATATAGAAATGTTTTGTCCTCTCATGAATGAATCACCACTGGTTTGGTGGTTTGAGAGTGCATAAACAGCAGAGAAGTGGAATGGCTTTAACATAAACCACAATGTAACTGGTCATTACCTGCAGGACGCCCATAATGATACTGGCTACCAGGACAGCAAGAAAGAACTTCCTGCCGCGGACGGCGTAGGACTTAGAGAAGCTAGCGATGAAGAAAGACAGCGCCCCTATGAAGTTGATGGCTGCCATGGCAATCATGGCAGTTTTGGCTGAGTAAGGTGAAATGTAGGAAGAGCCGTAGTTGCTGTAGCCGCCGCCATATCCACCGCCATAACCGCCGCCGTAGCCACCACCATAGCCACTGCCGTAGCCCATCCCAGAACCGTAATAACCCGTTCCCATTCCATATCCATACTGAATGTCCCACATGAGAGTGGAGGCCACGCAGGCAAATATCGCCACACACAGCACAACCACCACGGCCATCATGGATTTGACAAGTCCGGGTGGCGACCGCCATTTGTAGAAGTGCTGAGGTTTCTCCTCGATGTAGTAGGACCCCGGTGGAGGTGGGTACGCGTTGTAATCACTCTGAGGAGCATGAAAGCTGCCTGGTGGAACAAAGCCATGGTTGGATGGTGAGGTGAAAGGAGGACTGTAGACAGGTGGACTCTCGTACTGCTGCTTGTCAAACATCGCTAAAAGATGTCCGAGactgtaaaagaaaacaacagaagaaaGAGTTTGTGGAGAATCCTTGGACACAAAATCTGAGAGCAAGTTGTACCGTGGAAAGCTGTGCCACTCTGTTTTTCAGCAGCACTGACATGAGTAATACTAGGTGGAGATACAGGAGAGTTACGTGTGACTCTTTATTACCAGTACAGtgtaaatgttttactgttttcaagGAAGTTTGATTTATGAAGGCACACGTAAAGCCTGTTGGTGCAATTTTCTCTGTAGGTCAGGGTGAGTAAGAAAGTAGGACAGTAAGTTTATCACTTTTCATATCataaagaagttttttttttctccttttccttttttttaacatggagAGACAAATGAAATATTAGAGGAGTGACCTTCGCTTTGAGTTCTCTGAACCAGCAAAGTCTTAATCATTGTGGAGATGCCAGTACCAGGACGGGGAGCGCAGCCAAACAACAATACTTTCCTTTTTGCCTCTTCACAGGCAAGTAGGAGTCTCTCTCTCCAGCCCACACAATGTCCAGCCAGACTTTGAACATTTCACatgcagttttttgttgttttttggttgctttttaaaaaatgttacaaatCTTACGAGATATGTGTACAAATGAACAATGCCCATTCTTCTACAGCGAGTCAGGGAGTGGGTAGTTTTGAATGAAAAGGCGTGTAAACAGCAGAGCAAAGTGACTCCACAGGACAAACAAGGAGAACATTAATAGGGCctacatctttttatttttcttacttttgtcGCTAGCTGTAATCTCAGCCTGTGCTGTGAGTAATGTGTTACGAAACTGTTACACAATGTGACACATCATCTGTTATTACACCAGATAACAGCAAATAATTCAGTAATTATAGGGAgtcaactaatgattattttcattatgtatTATTCTTCATTTATTCTATGAAGTGTTGTGAAATGGTTAAAAAAGCACATTGTCTCAGAGCTCAAGGTCACAtcttcaaatatcttgttttgttagTCCAAAAATTCAACAATACTCAACctataaagatataaaaatagaaaagcttcactttaaaaaaagctggaaccagagaaagttcagcatttttgttttacccttacatactgttcatctACACCCTCATAGGTTTTTGGTCAGTTTTGACCAagtctaagaatcccctcataagaagtgtctataccaaattttgaaccacagatctgtttagTAAGCATCAATAGTCTAtatgactgatcaataaatgggtgattaaactcatttttggagaaaaaacacctactattacacaatatcatgtcctattttacctaaaacatgaaaatataacatagcgaatattatttaaatatatttaaatttttgtgcattttgggccacttcaGGAAAAGTAATAAAATTTGACGGTACaagacatttgggttttttttatagctgtcaaatgtcaaaacaggtcaCATTTGACTAATTAACTTCAACAATTACTGATATTAAAATTGTTGCcaatttgttttgtctgttgacTCGTTTAAACTCTggtgtgttttactgtaatCTTCCAGCCATACAGTGGGACCATAGTGCTGTTTTTAAAAGCAGTAACACCTCTTACATCTTGCTCTGCCTGGACACTTCATGGGGACtgtaggggggggggtaacAGCCATTCAACATCTGAGgcatacagacagagagacgtCCCTGGCAGTGCCTGCAGTCTACAGTGCAGGGTAATAATTCTTCTGTCTTTATGGGGCCCAAGCATACATGGCAGAAGAAGTCTCGCCTCAGAGCCTCCATCCCAGACACCTTCCCATTATccccctccctcattcctccatATACTTCATCCCCCTTACAATCCTCCTGTCCCCAACTCTCTGCTCTACCCTCTTTACCCCCCACCTCCCTCGATAACTTCTTGCCTTTGTTtcgggagcaggaggggaaaaagTCAAGGCTTTTCGTCACGGGAACAGTGTTGCCATGGAGtcagggttaaaaaaagaaaaagaaaagaaaattgggGCACTGTCCAGAGAGGACCAAACAACAGCTCCTCTGTGCTGCTGCCCCTGAGTGAAGTTAGACAggggagagacacagaaagaggagaggacaggtggaTGGGTATGCTTTGCAGAGTGGTGTCAGGTGTCCTTTATTGTTGATCAACAGGCTGTCCAATGAGCCAGGGgggtcttgttttgttttctgctgcagagtttgattaaataaaattaataatctGAGGCTCAAGCTCTTTTAGAGAAATACATTTCCATTCTTCCTCTGTAATGTTCACTTTATTATAAAAGGAAAGCAGCTTTCGAGCccactttttctttaaattaggTGTACGGAAGAATAAAAGTCTTCAAAATCTTAATATCTGATTCCGCTGTACACAATGAAAAGACAAGATGGCTTGAGATGTTGTACTTTTCTGATAGAAATAGTAAATtaggcaactattttgataattgatcagTTGTTTAAATCTTTAAGCacgcaaaaatgccaaatattagatggttccagcttcttataTCTAACCATTTTAGCCACTTGTCCTTGTctgaacattttaattaaatgaatatcTTCTGGATTTGGACTGTGGGTCGGACAAAACGGGACAATAGGTCGGCTATTTTCCACAACTTTCTGATATTTTCATAGAAGATAgatcatttaattaaaacaatgagCAGCACTTTAATctacaatgaaaataatagcGTATCGCAAACATAGACTTAACACCTGTACAAGAACACAGACTATTAAGGCACATAAAACTAGAATGAAACATTTACTCATTATGGGGAAACCTATTAATTTTTAAACAGCAAGCAATCCCTCTCTTAAAATAGTGAATCATACTTTTACTCAAAGCATTTTGGTAGCAGCAACAACAGGAGGAGTAACAGTAGCtgtagtagttgttgttgtagtagtaCTATAGTGGTGTTTGTCTAAAGTTGGCTCACAAATCTCAGTTTCAACCTCAGCCGAAAGCTGCAGCGTTTTGGCTGCAGTCACAGGTCAGGTCAGACACCCACCAGCCGCAGCCTGAGCTCTGCTACAACACAGAGACTCTATCATCTGCTGCTGATAATGGAATTCCAGTCATACAGTCACATGTCTCACATCTGTCAAAAACAATTACGCCCGTGTAGGCCGAGACCCACAGGAGTCAGCCAAGACTCCCtacccaaaaaagaaaaaacaccccACTGAAAAATCTCCTggatctgaaaaaaaaaacatgtgtcgTTTACTCATTAGCAAATGTTTTAAGTAACAGATGCaccctgacaaaaaaaacatatgttcaTTTTGGA from Scomber japonicus isolate fScoJap1 chromosome 7, fScoJap1.pri, whole genome shotgun sequence encodes:
- the si:ch73-61d6.3 gene encoding occludin, with product MFDKQQYESPPVYSPPFTSPSNHGFVPPGSFHAPQSDYNAYPPPPGSYYIEEKPQHFYKWRSPPGLVKSMMAVVVVLCVAIFACVASTLMWDIQYGYGMGTGYYGSGMGYGSGYGGGYGGGYGGGYGGGYSNYGSSYISPYSAKTAMIAMAAINFIGALSFFIASFSKSYAVRGRKFFLAVLVASIIMGVLQAIINIVYIVGVNPMAQGSSSMMYNPMLMMCQNLYQTGYSQMGGVGGFPMYNQYLYHYCFVDPQEGVAMVCGFLIVIALGVAAFFAQKTRGKIWRYGKPNIYWDRPLVGGKASEGRDVEDWVNNVEESRSIQDAPTLLVSEKGAGLLNASANSVISYPPAKVDSSSFNEDTYDNNQYSERTTSRPSEVFSHGGRTSSSPSEETGGGRKPSANRGKRRRRNPELDESQYETEYTTGGETGNELDAEEWESIYPDITTDEQRHEYKREFDADLREYKRMCAEMDDINDQLNKLSRQLDTLDESSAKYQAVAEEYNQLKDLKRTPEYQSKKKECRRLRHKLFHIKRMVKDYDKTH